The following are from one region of the Gammaproteobacteria bacterium genome:
- a CDS encoding VacJ family lipoprotein: MNEKNGILRNTNPLINHSYLIVILLFICTIAVQGCASVPKNGDPEVDPVDPHEKINRASYDFTDKVDRTVFVPIVNAYIDYVPNAAQRSIGNFYDNLSYPNVMLNSFLQGKVKQGASDTLRFFVNSTVGMLGLFDMASHMGLQKNDEDFGQTLGVWGVNPGSYLFIPFIGPSSERDVTNIPVGIFTNVLFYTGIVVGSYFAAPLTILGAIDKRARLMGPMKIRDEAAIDPYLFVREASMQQREFLVHDGKLPLDLYYEPFQDNPFDQDGKKKK, from the coding sequence ATGAACGAGAAAAATGGTATTTTGAGAAATACGAATCCGCTAATAAATCATAGTTATCTGATTGTTATTTTGTTGTTTATCTGTACCATTGCTGTACAAGGCTGTGCATCAGTACCGAAAAATGGTGATCCGGAAGTGGATCCGGTTGATCCGCACGAAAAGATTAATCGCGCTTCTTATGATTTTACCGACAAGGTGGATCGGACGGTGTTTGTGCCCATTGTCAACGCCTACATTGACTATGTTCCTAATGCCGCGCAGCGGTCGATCGGCAATTTCTATGATAACTTATCCTATCCCAATGTCATGCTGAATTCTTTTCTGCAGGGCAAAGTGAAGCAAGGTGCTTCCGATACGTTGCGTTTTTTTGTGAACTCAACGGTGGGAATGCTCGGGCTTTTTGATATGGCATCACATATGGGGTTGCAGAAGAATGATGAAGATTTTGGCCAAACGCTGGGTGTTTGGGGTGTGAATCCCGGGTCTTATTTGTTCATCCCCTTTATCGGTCCGAGTAGTGAGCGTGACGTAACCAATATTCCCGTGGGTATTTTTACTAATGTGTTGTTTTATACAGGTATTGTGGTAGGTTCCTATTTTGCGGCGCCCCTGACCATCCTGGGTGCTATTGATAAACGTGCTCGTTTGATGGGGCCGATGAAAATACGTGATGAAGCAGCGATAGATCCTTATTTATTCGTGCGCGAAGCTTCCATGCAGCAACGTGAATTTCTCGTGCACGATGGTAAACTGCCGTTGGATCTTTATTACGAGCCTTTTCAGGACAATCCTTTTGATCAAGACGGGAAAAAGAAAAAATGA